In Alicyclobacillus macrosporangiidus CPP55, a single window of DNA contains:
- a CDS encoding HesB/YadR/YfhF family protein yields the protein MAVQIRFSAEAAQWLKRELNLGPQDAVCVFARYGGQSDIHPGFSLGMSKDVPAGPVVAEEHHGMRVFVREADLWYFDGMDLYIGYDPVLDEAVPQAVPAEAKADHRAV from the coding sequence ATGGCCGTGCAGATAAGGTTTTCTGCGGAGGCCGCCCAGTGGCTGAAGCGTGAACTCAATTTAGGGCCGCAGGACGCGGTGTGCGTCTTCGCCCGCTACGGAGGCCAGTCTGACATTCACCCTGGATTCTCCCTCGGAATGAGCAAGGACGTCCCGGCGGGCCCCGTCGTGGCCGAAGAGCACCACGGCATGCGGGTCTTCGTCCGGGAGGCGGATCTGTGGTATTTTGATGGCATGGACCTGTACATCGGGTACGATCCGGTCCTCGACGAGGCGGTGCCCCAAGCCGTCCCCGCAGAA
- a CDS encoding TrkH family potassium uptake protein: MNSSRFTPARKIALGYAALAVAGSLLLMLPWCRRVPVHYTDALFTAASASYVTGLTTVTPATTWTPLGAVVIALLIQIGGAGITFVTTLVYLALGRKINLGERKFIAEDKNFGVHGIVRLIKSVLHFSLAIEGIAAVVFALYFHFHYGYPWVRAAGFAAFHAISAFNNAGFDLWGSSLDGFQTDAVVLFLTSVLIILGGLGFVVLAELYSYHRHRTLSLHTRIVLSVTSVLLLSGTALTLLFEAGHSMAHLSWPYKVLNAWFSSVTLRTCGFESVPIGHMRDVTWFIYVVYMFIGASPGSTGGGIKTTTTYTMVKTALATIRGRADIVAWERTIPWDIAIKSLVIFMLSLGVVMAGTLVAAVFEPSIEFIRLLFEVVSAFGTVGLTTGITGIIGEPMKWVLIFTMYIGRIGILTFLVSLSERVRSHARYVEERILIG, encoded by the coding sequence ATGAACTCTTCAAGATTCACCCCTGCCCGGAAGATTGCGCTCGGCTACGCGGCGCTGGCCGTGGCGGGTTCTCTTTTGTTGATGCTGCCGTGGTGCCGGCGTGTACCGGTGCATTACACGGACGCGCTCTTCACGGCGGCGAGCGCCAGCTATGTCACCGGCCTGACCACCGTCACCCCGGCGACGACGTGGACGCCTCTGGGAGCGGTGGTCATCGCACTGTTGATCCAAATCGGCGGGGCCGGCATCACGTTCGTCACGACCCTGGTGTATTTGGCCCTGGGCCGCAAGATCAATCTGGGAGAACGGAAATTCATCGCAGAAGACAAAAACTTCGGGGTGCACGGGATCGTGCGGCTCATCAAGAGCGTGTTGCACTTCAGCCTGGCGATTGAAGGTATCGCGGCTGTGGTGTTCGCGCTCTATTTTCACTTTCACTACGGGTACCCCTGGGTGCGCGCGGCGGGATTCGCGGCGTTTCACGCGATCTCGGCGTTCAACAACGCCGGGTTCGACCTGTGGGGCAGCTCCCTCGACGGATTTCAGACGGACGCCGTGGTGCTCTTCCTCACCAGCGTCCTCATCATCCTCGGCGGGTTGGGCTTCGTGGTCCTTGCGGAGCTGTATTCGTACCACCGCCACCGGACGCTGAGCTTGCACACGCGCATTGTGCTGTCGGTGACCAGCGTCCTGCTGTTGTCCGGGACGGCGCTCACCTTGTTGTTCGAAGCCGGCCACTCGATGGCCCATCTAAGTTGGCCATACAAGGTGCTCAACGCGTGGTTTTCGTCCGTCACGCTGCGCACCTGTGGTTTCGAATCGGTGCCCATCGGGCACATGCGCGACGTGACTTGGTTTATCTACGTGGTATACATGTTTATCGGCGCGTCGCCGGGATCGACCGGAGGCGGCATCAAGACGACCACCACGTACACCATGGTCAAGACCGCCCTGGCGACTATCCGCGGCCGGGCGGACATCGTCGCCTGGGAGCGGACCATCCCGTGGGATATCGCCATCAAGTCGTTGGTCATCTTCATGCTGTCGCTGGGCGTGGTGATGGCAGGGACTCTGGTGGCAGCTGTATTCGAGCCGAGCATCGAGTTCATCCGGCTCCTGTTTGAGGTGGTCTCTGCGTTTGGGACGGTGGGGCTGACCACCGGGATCACCGGGATCATCGGCGAACCGATGAAGTGGGTGCTGATTTTCACCATGTACATCGGGCGCATCGGGATTCTGACGTTCCTCGTCAGCTTGTCGGAACGCGTGCGTTCGCACGCGCGCTATGTCGAGGAGCGAATTCTGATTGGATAG
- a CDS encoding potassium channel family protein, whose protein sequence is MARKMKTIGIIGAGRFGTGAARELVRLGHEVLVVDRDPDALDPLAEMCHTAIGNAESMEFLVEVGFKDVDAAIIAIGDDQTASNYATINCKDLGLYVVAKATNVTHGKILERLGADRVMYPEYDSGIRLARLLTRSSILEMVELYEEIFTMELQAGPQMINHTLAELNLTGRFGVQVVLIVRGKHKLFPVSAQDRILEGDKLMCIGTSDSLNQMARRYQK, encoded by the coding sequence GTGGCACGCAAGATGAAGACGATCGGCATCATCGGTGCGGGGCGGTTCGGGACCGGCGCGGCCAGGGAATTGGTCCGGTTGGGACATGAGGTGCTGGTGGTCGACCGGGATCCCGACGCGCTCGATCCGCTGGCCGAGATGTGTCACACCGCTATCGGCAACGCGGAGAGCATGGAGTTTCTGGTGGAGGTCGGATTCAAGGACGTGGACGCGGCCATCATCGCCATCGGAGACGATCAGACCGCCTCCAACTACGCCACCATCAACTGCAAGGACCTCGGGCTGTACGTGGTCGCGAAGGCCACGAACGTCACCCACGGCAAGATCCTGGAGCGTCTTGGCGCGGACCGGGTGATGTACCCCGAATACGATTCGGGCATCCGCTTGGCGCGGCTGCTGACGCGATCGAGCATCCTCGAGATGGTGGAGCTGTACGAGGAGATCTTCACCATGGAGTTGCAGGCGGGGCCGCAGATGATCAACCACACCCTGGCAGAGCTGAACCTGACAGGGCGCTTTGGCGTGCAGGTGGTGTTGATCGTCCGCGGCAAGCACAAACTGTTCCCGGTCTCCGCCCAAGACCGCATCCTCGAAGGCGACAAGCTGATGTGCATTGGCACGTCCGATTCACTCAACCAGATGGCGCGCCGATACCAGAAGTGA
- a CDS encoding universal stress protein: MKKVLFATDGSAPSEKAGRMVRSLLESWPDAEVLILYVTPIAPYPAETLVTDVVVRAEEEFAQEVEAASRSWFAGYEDRLRFRNIRGVPVRIICDLAEEEGVDLIVLGRRGRGALNHLLMGSVSQGVLHHAKVPVMVVP, translated from the coding sequence GTGAAAAAGGTGTTGTTCGCGACGGACGGATCGGCCCCTTCGGAAAAAGCCGGCCGTATGGTGCGGTCGCTGCTCGAGTCCTGGCCGGACGCGGAGGTGCTGATCCTGTATGTGACCCCCATCGCCCCGTACCCGGCGGAGACCCTGGTCACGGACGTGGTGGTCCGTGCGGAAGAGGAGTTTGCGCAGGAAGTGGAAGCGGCGAGCCGGTCCTGGTTCGCGGGCTATGAGGATCGCCTACGTTTCCGCAACATCCGGGGCGTCCCGGTGCGTATCATCTGCGATCTCGCGGAGGAAGAGGGGGTCGACCTGATTGTCTTGGGCCGGCGCGGACGCGGGGCACTCAATCACCTGTTGATGGGCAGCGTCAGCCAAGGCGTCCTGCACCACGCGAAGGTGCCGGTCATGGTGGTGCCCTGA